GATCCAGGCCATCATCTCAGCAGCGCCAACAGCTGGGATGCGGACCTGGGAGGCAGCGCCAGTCCCACTCGGGCACAGTGGCAGCAAATCACTCGGGGCCTCCTCCCATCTCGCTGGAGGACCCTCCATCCCCGCAGTGCTACGCCCTTGGGGCCCAGTGCGGCCGCCGGAATAACCTCAGTCTGTGGTGTCCTTGGGAGGGATGGCGATCAGGCCTCCTAAATTATGGTCATTGGTGGAATGGCTTTAACATGATTTATCTGACCGCGGAGGAGATGGTAAAAGCCTCGAGAATGATTGGCCATCCAGGCTTTGTGCATTTCTGATTGGCCTTATTAATTTAGAACAGAGCCGGGGAGCAGCCCTCCTGGCTGAGTCAGAAAAATCAACTTGGCAACAGCCTCCACGTAGAGTCGGTTTTGGGGCTGGCAAAGGTTTAGTTTTTGCCTAAACTGAAGGAGTAATGTATTGCTTCAAGCAGTTGGGGAGTATGACAGAATGTGCTAGCACACTGATTAAAGCAGATTTAGTTTGAAAGAGGGTGAAGATCATTTGGTttgactgattcttttttttcttcttcgtGTTTGCACAGACCAAAGACATCAGTGTttggtgggtgggagggaggaagagtgttttcttgtttttattgttaaTGTTTGACTACTGGGGCAGAAACACAACCCTTACAGCTTAGAAGGGAAGAAATTTGAGGAAATCAGGAAGCAAATAAGTATTGAACATGCTTTTTTAAATGATAGATTTCACAATCCTTGGGAAAAACATTTCTTGCCTTTTGAGTTCTCTTCATACATCACAACTtatagaatctataaattattggATAAGCATACCAAATACACCACACTTCACAAGGTCATTATTCTGTGTTACAGTAGTAACTGTCATTTAAATGTCACCATTGAGTGATGCAACTTTAGTCCCATGAATAAAGGACTAAATAAGAATTTTAGGGAGTTATATTtagtggaaaatattttcatacaaatGAATGATATATTCAGTAGAGGTGGATATGTAATTTAAATgcacatccattcatttatcatGTTTATCTGTGTGTGTAGGACTCAGATGTAGACACAGAGCACTAGGCAACCTCCAAATATAATCCTTAACACTGTTCTTCAGGGGGACCAGAACAAAGCCAGAGACAGCAAGAGAATGTGATTGCTTGAGGGAGAGGGCAGGTTGTTGTCAcacatgcagtggcacaataatttcttttctttgtagttCTAACCAGAAAAATAGACTGGGAGCAGCTGAGCACCAATTTATTTTGCTGCCTGAACTGATGAGTGGTTGCCTTAAATGTCACTGAGTTGGAAGGTTGTGCATTTCATTCGCTGCCAGGTTACAGGAAGCTTTGAAGCAGGTCTAGAAAGCAATCAGTAATTGTCTTGCCACCTATCAAGGTGGGCAAGTGCAATCCTGCCAGGTGGAATTGGCTCAGTGGGGGATGAGGGCTGCCTGTCACCACTGACTAGTCTCATCAAATGCTGCTTGAGAAGAAACAAAGGTGACCCATTTTGTCTCATTAAAGAGCAAAGTGGAGTGGAAGGTAAGGGTTACCTCCCAGGACAACAAAAATGGATTTGGAGGTTGTTTGGACCACAAGCCACAGCATGTGCATACAACACAGAGGTCCTGTGTCCAGTTCCCTAAACGTGTAACACTCACATGAAGTATACTAATAGAGGTAAGAAGAGAGTGCTGTGGAAAATCAGGGGAGAGAGCATTTCAGAATCTGTAATGGTCAAGGAAGGTTTTCCATACATGCTGGGTGCTGCACTGGGTGCAGGATAGGTGAACGATGAGTAGGAGCTGGTCAAGGAGAAAAGGCAAAGGTCATGCTTGCTGTGGTGGAACACAGGGCATAAAGGAGAAGAGACAAGATGGAGATGACCAACGCTGCCCAACCCTGGGTAATGCCCAATGAGGATCCTCAAAGTGTGACTTCAAGATGTGTCTCACCTCTTTGTGAAACTACATGTTTATCAGGGAGCAGAAATTTCACTCCCTAATTAAGATCAAGTCAGATGTCTCCtctaattttctaagaaaaaataataatgggaaactctAGATGTTTCTTCAAGCACAGCTAGCCATAATGATCACAGGACAagccaaaataataaaagaaaactaaacactgaaaTCCTAGTATAATTGTTTCAGCTTAAAGTAATCCTACTCCATTAATATGACACATGATAGAGAAACAAATCAGAATACTGCATGCAGTCTCCTCAGCTCTCCACACCTTGAACTCTGGTAGTTTTCCTCTAAGGACAGACAAGCTGGCAGTCACCAGCAGCATTCCCTAGATCCCACACAATGGTCCGGTTTTGCCCCTCTGCTTTGTCCTGCTGGGCTGCTCTCAGGACCCTGCGGGAAAGTCATCTGTCATCACAACAAAAATCAGCTCAGTTCGTTTGCATTCATTTGCTCACTGGGTAGCTCCCTCCCAGGCCACTCAGTGGgtgcttctctttcttcctttcttttttagcctccttctcctcctccctcattGTTCAAATCATTGTCGAGCATCAGAATTATGACTGGAGAACTGACTGTTGCCTtcagtcaaaaaaagaaaaaaggaagaaaaacacctCTTTTGTCTTACTTCAGTCAACTTCATGGCTATGTGGATGTGTTTCTAGCAGCCCTACTTTTCTCTATAAAGATGTAATGCTACTAATTTTGTCTTGGAAAATGCACATTCTTTACTCGTGGATTCTAGGCCATCATAAACTGCATTTCCAAGACCTCTATTCTCATATAGTGCCTATCTTACCTGAAAGTACTTCTTCCCTTTTTGGTTGTGTTATTCAATACCTCTCTGTGTGATTTGGAATTGAGCCTTTAGGGAGGTTTTCTTGGAGGACTCACAGTACTTGTATATCAAGGGCAGAAGCCTGGATAGCCCAGGGGCTTGCCAAGGGATTCCAAGATGTGCTCATAAATAGCAGTTCTAGGTAACTCTGACAGGAtgggtgtttttatttattcattttgcaaaCATTACAGAAGCTCTTCCATATATTTCAGGGGTTATGGAGATAAATAAAATGCCCTACTCTAGGGAAGCAGACACCTAAATTTGTAATGCTCACATCAGATGGTACAATAATAGAGGTAAGAAGAGAATGCTGTGGGAAATCAGAGGAGAAAGTATTCAAGAGTCTGCAAGGATCAGGGAATGTCTCCCACAAATGTTGACGACTGCACTGGGTCATGAAGGATGAAGCGGAGAGTTGGTTAAGAGAAGGAGTGGAAGATTGGCCATAGGTAGAAAAAGCTTAAATGGGAGGAAAGTAGGATAGGTGGAGAGAAGAGGCAAGGAGGAGGAGTCTATGGGTTGAAagaaagaattaacaaaatggaaaaaatgggccaggcatggtggcccacacctgtaatcctagcactttgggaggccaacgtgggtggattacctgaggtcaggaggtcgagaccagcctggccaaccaacatggtaaaacccatctctactaaaaatacaaaattagctacgtatggtggtgcgtgcctgtaatcccagctactggggaggctgagatgggagaatcacttgaacctggggaagcagaggttgcaagtgagctgatatcacaccattgcactccagcctgggtgacagagcaaaactccgtctcaaaaaaataaaaaaggaaaaaatggtcatggacaagagtgaaaaaaagagctagaccaggtgtggtggctcattcctgtaatcccagtgctttgggaggctgatgtgggaggactgccttaggccaggagttcacgacaAACCTAGGAAAtaaagcaagacccccatctctaccaaaaaataaaaattaaaaattaaaatagtaaaagtaGCTAGGCTCACTCCAAGGGCAAACACCACTAATCATTTCACCACTATCTATCTCACAAATGATGTTGACTTCCAGGAAATGAGTGACTCAGTGTTCACAATATGCTATTAAGAGCTTCAGACAGGTATGGAAGGGGGAATATAATACCCAGGCATTGAAAAAGTTTAGAATACATTGAAATGATATTAGCTGTTATCTATTATTATCTATGGGTAGTGGGATTATTAACGCttttaattccttctttttacttatctgtattttctattctACGGTGAATGTGAACACTtgcaaataaactattttaatggGCTACTATGATCTTTAATGAAAAtacattgtattagtccgttttcatactgctatatagaactgcccaagactgggtaatttataaaggaaagaggtttaattgactcacagctcagcatggctggggagtcctcaggaaacttacaatcacgacggaaagcaaaggggaagcaaggcaccttcttcccaaggcagcaggaaggagaatgaatgcaAGAAGAattaccaaacacttataaaaccatcagctcttgcgagaactcactatcacaagaacagcatggaggaaaccgcgcccatgattcaattacctccacctggtctctcccttgacacacggggattacaattcaagatgagattttgggtggggacacagccaaaccatatcacacattCTAACTAAAGGGTTCCTAAAGTTAACTTCTTGATAATGGCATTTGATCCACATGTGAAAAGGTAAAACTGAAAGATTAAGACTATCTCATTCAGTGGGCAGGTTTTGCAGAGATAGTGTGGGGTATGTCTCATTTCTATGTATGTAAATATTACCTCCGCCACCCTCCTCCAACCCACAAGGGTAGAGACAAACCTACAGTCATCTTAGTAGCCCCTGCTCCTAGCACATTATCTGGTACAAGTAGATGCATGTTTACTATTGTTTAATGAAAGAATGCATATTTGAGAAAATAGAACCCTCAAGCATAGCCCACATAAACAAGGAGATTCAGCATTTTCTTGCCATGTAACTAACTTACTTCATGACCTCAGAATTTGGGGAACTGTCTAGATGAAAACGAACCCCAGAATAGAAAGCCTTTTATGGGAGGCAGATTCTGATATGGCTCCCTGTGATCCCGCTTTCTTGTATTCACTTCTTTGTGTAAATCCCTTTCCTTTGCCTATGGACTGGAcctagtaactttttttttttttttttttttttttttttgagatggagtctcactcttgttgcccaggctggagtgcaatggtgcgatctcggctcactgcaacctccacctcccggttcaagcgattctcctgcctcggcctcccaagtagctgggattagaggcacgtgccaccacgcctggctaattttgtagttttagtagagacggagtttctccatgttggtcaggctggtctcaaactcccgacctcccaaagtgctgggattacaggtgggagccaccgcgcctggctgtgacttgcttctaagaAACAGAATACCCAAATAGTGATGGACAATTACTGCTAAGATTAGAACACAACAGACCTTCACTTCCATCTTGCCAGCACTCTCTCTTGCTAGCACTCTCTCTGGTCCTCCTGCTTGCTTGATCTGATtaagctgccatgttgtgagatGCTCAACAGAGAGGCCCAGGTGACAGGGAATTGACCAGCTAGCTGCCCACAAGAAACTGAATCTTGCCAGCTACCATGTGAATGAGATGACTGCCTCATTGAAACAGACCCAGCACCAGCCTGCTTGCATGCCTGTCCCTCAGAAAACTGCAAGATAACTAAGCGATAGGTAACTAAGACACCTTTCTtgctggtttctttttattttttattttttaagctataTTCCTTACTTTTCTAGTGTCGACTGTGCAGTTAGTTACTCAGAAAATTCACTCATCAATTTACTGTGATGTGAAGGAATCACTGGTTTGCAAACTACATACAGGGTACAGTTTTAGATACTCTACAGCAATGTCCACTCCTGTGGATACTTCCTGTAAAAGGACAGCCTCTCACAGGCCCCACTACCTCTCATTATTGAAGGCAGCTGGCTCTTTCCTTAAACTGTAATCCTTTTTATCCTGCTTCCAgactcaaccttttttttttttttttttttttttttttttgcgtaaGAATATCACTATTTATTTTCCCTCAGGTAATTTTTCTATGGCTTCaacattttctcttcaaaatcagaagaaaaatatccCAAAGTTTAGAACTGGATCACTTGGCCCTTTCTCTTCTTATCTCCTCCCAGTTCAAAATGCTTGCATCTCTTAATGGCCAGCATCCTCTTGAATCTGCAGTTAGGCTCAACACATTCCAGCCTTAGCACAATCTTCTTTGTGGTCTTAGCCTTCTTCCGGAAAATTGGCTTTGTCTGCCCACCATAGCCACTCTGCTTCCGATCATAGCGCCTCTTTCCCTGGGCATACAAAGAATCCTTGCCCTTCTTACACTGTGTCACTTTGTGAGGCTGATGCTTGCCACACTTCTTACAGAAGGTTCTTCGGGTTTTAGGTACATTGACCATCTTTGCAGCAGGGCTGTTGTCTATGATGAAAACGAGAAACGGCGTCCGACACCCTCGCGTAGCGCAGCTCTCGCCTAACCCAGACTCAACCTTTTTATCTCAGGGGTGGAAAAGCTTCAACCCTCGCACTTGACAAAATGAGTATAATGAGGCTCGGAAAGGGGAAATGACTTGCTCACTTTCACACCACTAATCAGAGTCGGAGTTAGGAGATGAAACAATAAGGTCTCaccaggcatggcggtgtgtgcctgtagtcctagctacatgggaggctgaggtgggaacatgAGCCCAAAAGTGCATCTTCCTACTCCTGGCCCAGGACAAACGTCTGACCCTAATTCCATGCTCACAGTCTGTGAAGCGAGAAAACATTGCAAATTGAGCAATAGCTTCATATCTCTCACTGGAACTCTTGGGTTACCTCACCCTAGAGAGCAAGGCTTGCTTCTGTTTGGGTGCCAGGCTCACTCTTTCCCTGTGGACTTGCTGTCTTGAGGCTTGGTAAACCACAACTCAAAAACATTACCCTGAATCCTCCAAAGACTTTTTTTCCATGTAGTCAGCCTCtgctcagccatgcagaactgccTGGGATCTCATAGCATGTTCATTGCTCCGTCCAACTTGATACACACTTAATACATTTACAGTTTGCTTCACCTTTAGTTTCCCTTTTATTCCACCAGATTTATAATTTGGGGACAATACTTCCCATGTAGTGAATTCATCTTCACTAGTTGATATATCAAATGAATATGGTTTGATCTTGAATAAATACTTAAACTCAATTTAAATTTGGTTTGTTGGCTTACATTCTCCTGGTTAAGTTTTACCTTTATTAGTGAAGTTATCAAACATATTAGTTTTAATAGTTGACAGGAAGTTTTTCAGTTGCATCACTGTGAAATTACTTGGGtcttaaaaattacattgaaGCCAGCCATTGCTAAGGGAGAGAAGT
The Rhinopithecus roxellana isolate Shanxi Qingling chromosome 10, ASM756505v1, whole genome shotgun sequence DNA segment above includes these coding regions:
- the LOC104676337 gene encoding 60S ribosomal protein L36a — translated: MVNVPKTRRTFCKKCGKHQPHKVTQCKKGKDSLYAQGKRRYDRKQSGYGGQTKPIFRKKAKTTKKIVLRLECVEPNCRFKRMLAIKRCKHFELGGDKKRKGQVIQF